A window from Candidatus Arthromitus sp. SFB-rat-Yit encodes these proteins:
- a CDS encoding methyl-accepting chemotaxis protein: MFKKILKKNGNKKKVEHDKEVINKSDKEENNDEKLNNNHINENKNYFEDVRKTLLNIDTKNVEFNEKADKILKYANSQNNMFDTLEKKAIDRVDDYRNLNQTISDIFKIIKDEEILVSEGEDKIVFLISNVDKLIQNFSNISRVFGSLNNKITEINKFTEVINKISSQTNLLALNASIEAARAGEAGKGFAVVADEVRKLAEETKKASEHINKTIDEITNETEEISYEMMQNISDVNVIKESSEKTFNMLASLKQTSYKKYTQIELVRDKLQELKSIMQSMSGEFSKIKEVFGLKEEIIKDILELCVYYVDKLELLKEILEKND; encoded by the coding sequence TTGTTTAAGAAAATTTTGAAAAAAAATGGTAATAAGAAGAAAGTAGAGCACGATAAGGAAGTAATTAATAAAAGTGATAAAGAAGAGAATAATGATGAGAAGTTAAATAACAATCATATTAATGAAAATAAAAATTATTTTGAAGATGTTAGGAAAACTTTATTAAATATTGATACAAAGAATGTAGAGTTTAATGAGAAAGCAGATAAAATTTTAAAATATGCTAATTCTCAGAATAATATGTTTGATACATTAGAAAAGAAGGCAATAGATAGAGTAGATGATTATAGAAATTTAAATCAAACAATATCTGATATTTTTAAAATTATAAAAGATGAAGAAATATTAGTATCAGAAGGTGAAGACAAAATTGTATTTTTGATATCTAATGTTGATAAATTAATTCAGAATTTTTCAAATATTAGTAGGGTATTTGGAAGTTTGAACAATAAGATAACTGAGATAAATAAATTTACAGAGGTTATAAATAAAATTTCAAGTCAAACTAATCTTTTAGCACTTAATGCATCTATTGAAGCTGCTAGAGCAGGTGAAGCTGGTAAAGGATTTGCTGTTGTTGCTGACGAGGTAAGAAAATTAGCTGAAGAAACTAAGAAAGCATCGGAACATATAAATAAAACTATAGATGAAATAACTAATGAAACAGAAGAAATTTCTTATGAGATGATGCAAAATATATCGGATGTAAATGTAATAAAGGAATCTTCAGAAAAAACTTTTAATATGTTAGCTTCTTTAAAGCAAACGAGTTATAAAAAATATACTCAAATAGAGTTAGTTAGAGATAAATTACAAGAATTGAAAAGTATTATGCAATCTATGTCTGGAGAATTTTCAAAAATAAAAGAGGTATTTGGACTCAAGGAAGAAATAATAAAAGATATTTTGGAACTTTGCGTTTATTATGTTGATAAATTGGAGTTGTTAAAAGAAATATTAGAAAAAAATGACTAA
- a CDS encoding ABC transporter permease translates to MKQYIIRRLLLFIPIILGISFILFFLYVSSPGDPLSGIIATQPGITPERIQELRTLYGLDGSIIQRYFNWLKNAIRFDFGVSLNYREPVSSILGVYIWNSFYLNVLSFLFSVFVSIPLGIYISTKHGKALDKFVLTFSLLFTSLPTFVLGIIAIKYVAPLLGLPIIGMTTIGSNYVGFAYIKDVLLHTALPFIILSLFSLAGTLRVVKTSMLEIIRQDYIRTARAKGVSERVVVYKHAFRNALIPLIPIIVGGIVTLFSGSIIIEQVFGWPGIGNITYQAILNRDYPLLMGSAMFYAVLTIFSNLLTDIVYAFVDPRIRLK, encoded by the coding sequence ATGAAGCAATATATAATAAGGAGATTACTCTTATTTATACCAATAATACTTGGGATATCATTCATTTTATTTTTTTTATATGTGTCATCGCCAGGTGACCCATTATCAGGGATAATAGCAACACAACCTGGTATAACACCGGAAAGAATACAGGAGTTGAGAACTCTTTATGGACTTGATGGAAGTATTATTCAGAGGTATTTTAACTGGTTGAAAAATGCGATAAGATTTGATTTTGGAGTATCTCTCAATTATAGAGAACCTGTTAGTTCGATATTAGGTGTGTATATTTGGAATTCATTTTATTTAAATGTATTGTCATTTTTATTTTCAGTATTTGTGTCAATTCCATTAGGGATATATATATCAACAAAACATGGTAAAGCATTAGATAAATTTGTGCTTACTTTTTCATTGTTATTTACATCATTACCAACTTTTGTTTTAGGTATTATCGCTATAAAATATGTGGCACCTTTACTTGGATTACCAATTATAGGTATGACGACCATAGGAAGTAATTATGTAGGGTTTGCTTATATAAAAGATGTCTTACTTCATACAGCCTTACCTTTTATAATTTTAAGTTTATTTAGTTTAGCAGGTACTTTAAGAGTTGTTAAAACATCTATGCTTGAAATAATAAGACAAGATTATATAAGAACGGCAAGAGCAAAAGGAGTAAGTGAGAGAGTAGTTGTATATAAACATGCATTTAGGAATGCATTAATCCCTTTGATACCTATTATTGTTGGAGGTATTGTTACTCTATTTAGTGGATCGATAATAATTGAGCAAGTTTTTGGCTGGCCTGGTATAGGTAATATAACTTATCAAGCTATTTTAAATAGAGATTACCCATTATTGATGGGATCTGCTATGTTTTATGCAGTATTAACTATATTTTCAAACTTATTAACTGATATTGTTTATGCGTTTGTTGATCCGAGAATAAGACTAAAATAG
- a CDS encoding ABC transporter ATP-binding protein, whose protein sequence is MSNDKIIEVINLKKYFPIKNGVLQRVVGNVKAVDDVSFTINKGETYSLVGESGCGKSTLGRTVIKLLDKTDGTVLFKGIDIYSLSKKEMRELRLKMQIIFQDPFSSLNPRKSVGDLIGEALIAHKVVNSKKEYYNKVGEVMEICGLAKYHMKRYPHEFSGGQRQRICIARGLILNPEFIVADEPVSALDVSIQSQIINLLQQFQEEYKLSYLFISHDLSVVRHISHRVGVLYLGSLVEEAKKDDLYSKPLHPYTQVLISCVPLPDPDRKNERIVLKGDIPSASNPPYGCKFHTRCLHVKEICRHDTPILKDLGNGHKVACHLY, encoded by the coding sequence ATGAGTAACGATAAAATTATTGAAGTAATAAATTTAAAAAAATATTTTCCAATTAAAAATGGAGTTTTACAGAGAGTTGTAGGAAATGTAAAGGCGGTTGATGATGTTTCTTTTACAATAAACAAGGGTGAAACTTATTCGCTTGTTGGTGAATCAGGTTGTGGAAAATCAACTTTGGGTAGGACGGTTATTAAATTATTAGATAAAACAGATGGGACAGTTTTATTTAAAGGTATTGATATCTATAGTTTGTCTAAGAAAGAAATGAGAGAACTTAGACTTAAAATGCAAATAATATTTCAAGATCCATTTAGCTCTCTAAATCCAAGAAAGTCTGTTGGTGATTTGATAGGTGAAGCATTGATTGCTCATAAAGTTGTAAATAGCAAGAAAGAGTACTATAATAAAGTTGGAGAAGTTATGGAAATATGTGGTCTTGCAAAATATCATATGAAAAGATATCCACATGAATTTTCTGGAGGTCAAAGACAGAGGATATGTATAGCTAGGGGATTAATTTTAAATCCAGAATTTATAGTTGCTGATGAACCAGTATCGGCATTAGATGTTTCTATACAATCTCAAATAATAAATTTACTTCAGCAATTCCAAGAAGAATATAAGTTAAGTTATTTGTTTATATCTCATGATTTGAGTGTTGTAAGACATATAAGTCATAGAGTAGGTGTTTTATATTTGGGTTCTTTGGTTGAAGAAGCAAAGAAAGATGATTTATATTCAAAACCACTACATCCATATACACAGGTTTTAATATCTTGTGTTCCTTTACCTGATCCAGATAGAAAAAATGAAAGGATAGTATTAAAAGGGGATATACCTAGTGCATCGAACCCTCCATATGGATGTAAGTTTCATACAAGATGTTTACATGTTAAAGAAATATGTAGACATGATACTCCAATATTAAAAGATTTAGGTAATGGGCATAAAGTAGCATGTCATCTATATTAA
- the groL gene encoding chaperonin GroEL (60 kDa chaperone family; promotes refolding of misfolded polypeptides especially under stressful conditions; forms two stacked rings of heptamers to form a barrel-shaped 14mer; ends can be capped by GroES; misfolded proteins enter the barrel where they are refolded when GroES binds) produces the protein MAKTILFSAEARRSMQNGVDILADTVKVTLGPKGRNVVLDKKFGSPLITNDGVTIAREIELEDPFENMGAQLVKEVATKTNDVAGDGTTTATVLAQAIIREGLKNVTSGANPILIRNGIKLAVDKAVEEIKKLSKNVNGKQDISRVASISAGDSGVGELIADAMEKVGNEGVITVEESKNMETSLEVVEGMQFERGYISPYMVTDAEKMEASLEDPYILITDKKISNIQEILPILEQIVQQGKKLLIIAEDIEGEALATLVVNRLRGTFTCVGVKAPGFGDRRKEMLKDIAILTGAQVISEELGYDIKETTIDMLGRAESVKITKENTTIVDGKGNKEEIDSRVSQIKRQIEDTTSEFDKEKLQERLAKLSGGVAVVKVGAATETELKEKKLRIEDALAATKAAVEEGIVSGGGTAYVHVLRKICGLTSEIHDEQVGINIILRSLEEPIRQIAFNAGVEGSVIIDKVKQSEEGIGYDALNGKYINMVENGIVDPAKVTRTALQNAASVAATFLTTEAAVVEIPEKDKQVPQAPGMGMDGMY, from the coding sequence ATGGCAAAAACTATTTTATTTAGTGCTGAAGCTAGAAGATCTATGCAAAATGGTGTAGATATACTAGCTGATACTGTAAAAGTTACACTTGGACCAAAAGGTAGAAATGTTGTTTTAGATAAGAAATTTGGATCTCCTTTAATAACAAATGATGGGGTGACAATAGCAAGAGAAATTGAACTTGAGGATCCATTTGAGAATATGGGAGCTCAATTAGTTAAAGAAGTTGCAACTAAAACGAATGATGTTGCTGGAGATGGAACAACTACTGCAACTGTTTTAGCTCAAGCTATAATAAGAGAAGGACTTAAAAATGTAACATCAGGTGCTAATCCAATACTTATAAGAAATGGTATAAAATTGGCTGTAGATAAGGCAGTTGAAGAAATCAAAAAACTATCTAAAAATGTAAATGGTAAGCAAGACATATCAAGAGTTGCGTCAATTTCTGCTGGTGATTCAGGTGTTGGAGAGCTTATAGCTGATGCTATGGAGAAGGTAGGAAATGAAGGTGTTATAACAGTTGAAGAGTCTAAGAATATGGAAACTAGCCTTGAAGTTGTTGAAGGTATGCAATTTGAAAGAGGATATATAAGTCCATATATGGTTACTGATGCAGAAAAAATGGAAGCATCATTGGAAGACCCATATATTTTAATAACAGATAAGAAGATTTCTAATATTCAAGAAATACTTCCTATTCTTGAGCAAATTGTACAACAAGGGAAGAAACTTTTAATAATAGCAGAGGATATAGAAGGAGAGGCGTTAGCTACTTTAGTTGTAAATAGATTAAGAGGAACATTTACATGTGTTGGTGTTAAAGCTCCAGGATTTGGTGATAGAAGAAAAGAGATGCTTAAAGATATTGCTATATTAACTGGTGCACAAGTTATATCTGAAGAGTTAGGATATGATATAAAAGAAACAACAATAGATATGTTAGGAAGAGCAGAGAGTGTTAAAATAACTAAAGAGAACACTACAATTGTTGATGGTAAAGGTAATAAGGAAGAAATAGATAGTAGAGTTTCTCAGATTAAGAGGCAAATTGAAGATACAACTTCAGAATTTGATAAAGAGAAGCTTCAAGAAAGACTTGCAAAACTTTCAGGTGGGGTTGCTGTAGTAAAAGTTGGAGCAGCTACTGAAACTGAACTCAAAGAGAAAAAATTGAGAATAGAAGATGCTTTAGCAGCCACTAAAGCGGCTGTAGAAGAAGGAATTGTATCAGGTGGCGGTACTGCATATGTTCATGTACTTAGAAAGATATGTGGATTAACTTCTGAAATACATGATGAGCAAGTAGGAATTAATATAATTTTAAGATCTTTAGAAGAGCCAATCAGACAAATCGCGTTCAATGCTGGAGTTGAAGGTTCTGTAATAATTGATAAAGTTAAGCAAAGTGAAGAAGGAATCGGATACGATGCTTTAAATGGAAAGTATATAAATATGGTTGAAAATGGAATAGTTGACCCAGCTAAAGTTACAAGGACAGCTCTTCAAAATGCGGCATCAGTTGCAGCTACATTTTTAACAACAGAAGCTGCTGTTGTTGAGATTCCTGAAAAAGATAAACAAGTACCACAAGCTCCAGGAATGGGAATGGATGGTATGTATTAA
- a CDS encoding prepilin-type N-terminal cleavage/methylation domain-containing protein, which yields MKFKNRKKNGFSIIEVMVSFVIIIIIVLLIGPNLFSTYERSKEMSKVSDASAIVNATDMHNLNRFMEGEIEAISDNITMSELRQINEQYKYLNNWPKWVTDSMTLKDIKDIANNNLVNKSTISRAIDNRV from the coding sequence ATGAAATTTAAAAATAGAAAAAAGAATGGATTTAGTATTATAGAGGTCATGGTATCATTTGTTATCATAATTATAATAGTACTTTTGATAGGACCTAATCTATTTTCTACATATGAAAGGTCTAAAGAGATGTCTAAGGTAAGTGATGCAAGCGCTATAGTTAATGCTACTGATATGCACAATTTAAATAGATTCATGGAAGGAGAAATTGAGGCAATTTCAGACAATATTACAATGTCTGAACTTCGTCAAATTAATGAACAATATAAGTATTTAAATAATTGGCCTAAATGGGTGACTGATTCCATGACATTAAAAGATATTAAAGATATAGCAAATAATAATTTAGTTAATAAAAGTACTATATCTAGAGCAATTGATAACAGAGTGTAA
- a CDS encoding ABC transporter permease: protein MKKDKELIVKDKSEFDEENYKVESPTKIIFRRLLKDKLAILGFAMLIIILILILIVPLFSQDSSTINILIKNQSPSHEHILGTDALGRDMFARVLEGGRFSFFVGFAATIISVFLGTFFGLVAGYYGGVIDMIIMRVVDILMSIPTLPLLIILAAFLSDLEVNPKYRIYVTLGLLAFIFWTTYCRNIRGIVLLLREQEYMQATEALGFSTFRKLFGHLLPNILPYIILYIASGLGTMMIFEASLSYLGLGVQAPYASLGNLLQTTRNFFDLTKRVWLWIPPTILLFTSVLSINLVGEGLRNAIDPRLKK from the coding sequence GTGAAAAAAGATAAAGAATTGATTGTTAAAGATAAGAGTGAATTTGATGAAGAAAATTATAAAGTTGAATCTCCAACAAAAATTATATTTAGAAGGTTATTAAAAGATAAATTAGCTATACTTGGATTTGCTATGCTCATAATAATTTTAATATTAATTTTGATTGTTCCATTATTTAGTCAAGATTCATCTACGATAAATATATTGATTAAAAATCAATCTCCTTCCCATGAACATATTTTGGGAACAGATGCATTAGGAAGAGATATGTTTGCGAGGGTTCTTGAAGGAGGAAGATTTTCATTTTTTGTAGGGTTTGCAGCAACTATTATATCTGTGTTTTTAGGAACATTTTTTGGGCTTGTAGCAGGTTATTATGGTGGAGTAATTGATATGATTATAATGAGAGTTGTCGATATTTTGATGAGTATACCAACGCTTCCATTACTTATCATACTGGCTGCGTTTTTATCTGACTTAGAAGTAAATCCTAAATATAGAATTTATGTAACATTAGGATTATTAGCATTTATATTTTGGACGACGTATTGCAGGAATATAAGGGGTATAGTTTTATTACTTAGAGAACAAGAGTATATGCAAGCTACTGAAGCTTTAGGATTTTCGACATTTAGGAAATTATTTGGTCATCTGTTACCTAATATATTGCCATATATAATACTTTATATAGCAAGCGGTCTAGGTACTATGATGATTTTTGAAGCGAGTTTGAGTTATTTAGGTTTAGGTGTTCAAGCACCATATGCATCTCTTGGAAATTTATTGCAAACCACGCGTAATTTCTTTGATTTAACTAAGAGAGTATGGCTATGGATTCCACCTACTATTTTATTATTTACATCAGTTTTATCTATAAACTTGGTTGGTGAGGGTTTAAGAAATGCTATAGACCCAAGACTTAAGAAGTAG
- a CDS encoding ABC transporter substrate-binding protein — translation MRKKKLISILGLVLGFMFVVSSCSTSNSNQSTKPNVNQNQLNVSLVNGTGEYDEKTLYLKASEPERLPSTSANRKDTLIIGIINPNGVFNPLLEESQYDSDVNDAIWAPLLEVNYDGTIIEGLAYLPEVSEDGKTYTFTLKDGIKWQDGTPITSQDFEFTFKYIMDKTYTGRFERESLNVLGWEAYRDGTSTNIEGFKIIDDNKFSVTVDNPNAKTLTYFSKDLKPLAKHVYGADYVQGNAKDLDKFNRNPFGNGAYKFVNYKDGEEVVLVANENYYKGVPKVKNLVFRVVNETNQMLLLQNGDVDIMNGTIAVTTENLSLVNQLGFANANIVELLGYGYIAINHKEPIMQDLNVRRALAYGLDRASVVEAAFGGQANVIDIPQSTVSWAYPDEKDYTHYEYNPEKAKQLLEEAGWKVGSDGIREKDGVKLSLKFLASSPNSVNDILVPVMIENYKAIGIELKAEQMEFRTLIDKQSEAREGNFSYHLAFLAWSLDIDPDSTSTFGSTGANNKISYSNPTIDKLLSDALNEMDQTKRKALYAQLYKEISEDLPYLFLYQRKNMSVYSSKVKGIDIETPYRTFKDDLEKISIE, via the coding sequence ATGAGAAAGAAGAAATTAATTAGTATTTTGGGATTGGTTTTAGGATTTATGTTTGTTGTTTCCTCTTGTTCCACATCAAATTCAAATCAATCAACTAAACCTAATGTTAATCAAAATCAGTTAAATGTATCTCTTGTAAATGGTACGGGTGAGTATGATGAAAAGACTTTATATTTAAAAGCTAGTGAACCAGAACGTTTACCTTCAACTTCAGCAAATAGAAAGGATACGCTTATAATTGGAATAATAAATCCAAATGGTGTATTTAATCCATTACTTGAAGAGTCACAATATGATTCGGATGTAAATGATGCTATATGGGCCCCATTACTTGAAGTAAATTATGATGGAACAATAATAGAAGGGTTGGCCTATTTACCTGAAGTGTCTGAAGATGGAAAGACTTATACATTTACTTTGAAAGATGGTATTAAGTGGCAAGATGGTACACCTATAACATCACAAGATTTTGAGTTTACATTTAAATATATAATGGATAAAACATATACTGGAAGATTTGAAAGAGAAAGTTTAAATGTTCTAGGATGGGAAGCTTATAGGGATGGTACATCCACTAATATTGAAGGATTTAAAATAATAGATGATAATAAGTTTTCAGTTACAGTAGATAATCCCAATGCTAAAACTTTGACTTATTTTTCTAAAGATCTTAAGCCTTTAGCTAAACATGTGTATGGAGCAGATTATGTTCAAGGAAATGCTAAGGATTTAGATAAATTTAATAGGAATCCGTTTGGTAATGGAGCTTATAAGTTTGTGAATTATAAAGATGGAGAAGAGGTAGTTTTAGTTGCTAATGAAAATTATTATAAAGGTGTTCCAAAGGTTAAAAATTTAGTTTTCAGAGTAGTAAATGAAACTAACCAAATGCTATTGTTGCAAAATGGTGATGTAGATATAATGAATGGAACTATAGCAGTTACTACAGAAAATTTATCACTTGTAAATCAACTTGGATTTGCTAATGCAAATATAGTTGAACTTTTAGGATATGGATATATTGCTATAAACCATAAAGAACCAATTATGCAGGATTTAAATGTTAGAAGGGCATTAGCTTATGGTTTAGACAGAGCTTCTGTTGTGGAAGCTGCATTTGGAGGGCAGGCGAATGTGATAGATATTCCACAATCTACAGTTTCTTGGGCTTATCCAGATGAAAAAGATTATACACATTATGAATATAATCCAGAAAAAGCAAAACAACTTTTAGAAGAGGCAGGTTGGAAAGTTGGCTCTGATGGAATAAGAGAAAAAGATGGGGTTAAATTATCACTTAAATTTTTAGCATCTTCTCCGAATAGTGTTAATGATATCTTAGTTCCTGTAATGATTGAAAACTATAAGGCAATTGGTATAGAATTAAAAGCTGAGCAAATGGAATTTAGAACTCTGATTGATAAACAGAGCGAAGCAAGAGAGGGTAATTTTTCTTACCATTTAGCATTTTTAGCATGGTCTCTTGATATTGATCCAGACTCAACTTCAACATTTGGTTCAACAGGTGCAAATAATAAAATTTCATACTCAAATCCTACTATTGATAAATTGTTGAGTGATGCTTTAAATGAAATGGATCAAACTAAGAGAAAAGCATTATACGCACAGTTATATAAAGAAATTTCAGAAGATCTTCCATATTTATTCTTATATCAAAGAAAGAACATGAGTGTTTATTCTTCTAAAGTAAAAGGAATAGACATAGAAACTCCTTATAGAACGTTTAAGGATGACTTAGAAAAGATTTCAATCGAATAG
- a CDS encoding peptidase produces MSAMLNFLILKIIGNLDYKIFGLKDKNASIFVIYRGIFKDKILLFRICICSVLFIIFNTIILFKILDKFSFIMIYTYLKYYYLFLVIYIFAFIDYITYYVYTILSYPIIIFSLVMFILSFLDSRNIKINLETIILIGFLYLLINKFKFLGEGDFDILLIVALTLGVLPTIFIFYLSIIMSGIIGIGILFKNCFKLQNNRLAFVPFIFIATTVFIALKV; encoded by the coding sequence ATGAGTGCGATGTTAAATTTTTTAATTCTAAAAATTATAGGTAATTTAGATTATAAAATTTTTGGATTAAAAGATAAGAATGCTTCTATATTTGTAATATATAGAGGTATTTTTAAAGATAAAATATTATTATTTAGAATTTGTATTTGCAGTGTATTATTTATAATATTTAATACTATAATTTTATTTAAAATTTTAGATAAATTCAGTTTTATAATGATTTATACATATTTAAAATATTATTATTTATTTTTAGTGATTTATATATTTGCTTTTATAGATTATATAACGTACTATGTTTATACGATTTTGTCATATCCAATAATTATATTTTCTTTAGTTATGTTTATATTGTCGTTTTTAGATTCAAGAAATATTAAAATCAATTTAGAAACTATAATTTTAATAGGATTTTTATATTTATTGATAAATAAATTTAAATTTCTAGGTGAAGGTGATTTCGATATATTATTAATAGTAGCTTTGACTTTAGGAGTTTTACCTACAATATTTATTTTTTATTTATCAATAATTATGTCCGGGATAATAGGTATTGGGATTTTATTTAAGAATTGTTTTAAATTGCAAAATAATAGATTAGCATTTGTCCCGTTTATTTTTATAGCAACTACAGTTTTTATAGCCCTAAAAGTATAA
- a CDS encoding ABC transporter ATP-binding protein — translation MSKKIVEFKNLCVSFKVEEGTVKAVNDVSFEIREGEVLGIVGESGCGKSVTSMSLMRLLSVPPAKYESGSIYLNGTDILTLSEEEMRKRRGSEVAMIFQEPMTSLNPVMKIGYQISEVIIIHHKVSKKEAKRRSIEMIKLVGIPRAESIYDSYPHELSGGMRQRIMIAIALVCNPQVLIADEPTTALDVTIQAQILDLIKNMREKLGTSIMMITHDLGVIAEMADYVIVMYAGKVVEKAKVREIFNNPKHPYTIGLMRSKPTFEGSTGKLYSIPGQVPNPMDLPNYCYFYDRCDRRQESCKKGIPDLVKVNDAHYASCYILGEEVNNE, via the coding sequence ATGAGTAAAAAAATAGTAGAATTTAAAAATTTATGTGTTTCTTTTAAAGTGGAAGAAGGAACAGTTAAAGCAGTAAATGATGTTAGTTTTGAAATTAGAGAAGGTGAAGTATTAGGAATTGTAGGAGAGTCAGGATGTGGTAAATCAGTTACATCAATGTCTTTAATGAGGTTATTATCTGTTCCGCCTGCTAAATATGAGTCAGGAAGTATTTATTTAAATGGAACAGATATTTTAACCTTATCTGAAGAAGAAATGAGAAAAAGAAGAGGTTCTGAGGTAGCTATGATTTTCCAGGAACCTATGACATCATTAAATCCAGTAATGAAAATTGGATATCAAATTTCTGAAGTAATAATTATACATCATAAAGTATCTAAGAAAGAAGCAAAGAGACGTTCTATTGAGATGATAAAGCTAGTTGGTATACCAAGGGCTGAATCGATCTATGATTCATATCCTCATGAATTATCGGGAGGAATGCGTCAAAGGATAATGATTGCTATTGCTTTGGTATGTAATCCTCAGGTTTTAATTGCTGATGAACCAACTACAGCATTAGATGTTACTATACAAGCACAAATATTAGATTTAATAAAGAATATGAGAGAAAAACTTGGTACTTCTATAATGATGATAACTCATGATTTAGGAGTTATAGCAGAAATGGCTGATTATGTTATTGTTATGTATGCAGGAAAAGTTGTAGAAAAGGCTAAAGTAAGAGAAATATTTAATAATCCTAAACATCCATATACAATTGGACTTATGAGATCAAAACCTACATTTGAAGGTAGTACAGGTAAATTATACTCTATACCTGGGCAAGTTCCAAACCCGATGGATTTACCAAATTATTGTTATTTTTATGATAGATGTGATAGAAGACAAGAGAGTTGCAAGAAAGGTATACCGGATTTAGTAAAGGTTAATGATGCACATTATGCTTCTTGCTATATTTTGGGTGAGGAGGTAAATAATGAGTAA